In Pyrus communis chromosome 8, drPyrComm1.1, whole genome shotgun sequence, one genomic interval encodes:
- the LOC137742225 gene encoding rho GTPase-activating protein 5-like produces MTEVLHSPSHFCSSPRPSSSSPLPPSNSSSVSLSCAPPSSLSGAPPRSKEDDDCDSAVADCEAKDRDKRRREQLSLLALLVTFFRKSLIPCKSDRRQVCAMEIGWPTNVRHVAHVTFDRFNGFLGLPVEFEPEVPSRPPSASTTVFGVSTESMQLSYDSRGNSVPTILLLMQGRLYAEGGLQAEGIFRINAENSQEEHVRDQLNRGDVPEGIDIHCLAGLIKAWFRELPAGVLDSLSPEQVMQCQTEDDCSQLVRLLPPTEASLLDWAINLMADVVQQEHLNKMNARNIAMVFAPNMTQMADPLTALMYAVQVMNFLKTLILKTLQERKDSAVEPPVCNVEPSDDNGHQSPSQSFEEDIGKCNQEKEQSVITEEPQSESSSISNQVSNLTNREASSLVRLVKKLNPDGSGCCENAVQDDYLVNEMEAGRASKMTSEVQEDTPGQSSNLTIKTGPKLSDQKSVTRETGLIEKARGISTLSRIDSTMERIEAWR; encoded by the exons ATGACAGAGGTTCTCCATTCCCCTTCCCATTTTTGTTCCTCCCCAAGACCCAGCTCCTCTTCCCCTCTTCCTCCTTCCAATTCTTCATCCGTCTCCTTGTCCTGCGCACCCCCGTCTTCTTTGTCCGGCGCACCCCCGCGCAGCAAAGAGGACGACGATTGCGACTCTGCGGTGGCTGACTGTGAGGCGAAGGACCGTGACAAGCGCAGAAGGGAGCAGCTTTCTCTGTTGGCGTTGCTGGTCACCTTTTTCAGGAAATCTTTGATTCCGTGCAAGAGTGACAGGAGGCAGGTTTGCGCTATGGAGATCGGATGGCCAACCAATGTGCGGCACGTTGCCCATGTCACCTTTGATAGGTTCAATGGGTTCTTGGGTTTGCCCGTGGAGTTTGAACCTGAAGTGCCCAGTAGGCCTCCCAGTGCAAg TACAACTGTTTTTGGAGTTTCCACGGAGTCCATGCAGCTGTCATACGACTCTAGAGGTAATAGTGTGCCAACAATTCTCTTGCTTATGCAAGGACGGTTATATGCTGAAGGAGGCCTTCAG GCAGAAGGGATTTTCAGAATTAATGCCGAAAACAGTCAAGAGGAGCATGTAAGGGACCAATTAAATAGGGGAGATGTACCAGAAGGCATCGATATACACTGTTTGGCAGGACTGATCAAG GCTTGGTTTAGGGAACTCCCAGCCGGGGTTCTGGACTCTCTATCGCCTGAGCAGGTAATGCAATGCCAGACTGAAGATGACTGTTCACAACTTGTGAGGCTTCTGCCGCCGACTGAAGCTTCTCTACTGGATTGGGCCATCAACCTTATGGCTGATGTTGTTCAACAGGAACATCTAAACAAGATGAATGCACGCAACATAGCCATGGTTTTTGCACCAAACATGACTCAG ATGGCAGATCCTTTGACTGCATTGATGTATGCAGTCCAAGTGATGAACTTCCTCAAAACACTTATTTTGAAGACATTGCAAGAAAGAAAGGATTCTGCGGTAGAGCCTCCTGTGTGCAATGTAGAGCCCTCTGACGATAATGGACACCAGAGCCCTTCCCAGTCCTTCGAGGAAGATATTGGCAAATGTAACCAAGAGAAAGAGCAGTCAGTGATTACTGAAGAACCTCAATCTGAAAGTTCCTCCATCTCTAACCAAGTCAGTAACCTAACCAATAGAGAGGCTAGCAGTTTGGTGAGGCTGGTAAAGAAACTAAATCCTGACGGCAGTGGGTGTTGCGAGAATGCAGTGCAAGATGACTACTTGGTTAATGAAATGGAAGCTGGCAGAGCCAGCAAGATGACATCTGAAGTTCAAGAGGACACGCCTGGTCAGTCGAGTAATTTAACTATCAAAACAGGGCCTAAACTAAGTGATCAGAAGTCTGTAACAAGGGAAACAGGGCTTATTGAGAAGGCTAGGGGAATCAGCACTCTGAGTCGCATAGATTCAACGATGGAGCGGATTGAAGCCTGGCGGTAA